The following are from one region of the bacterium genome:
- the dapF gene encoding diaminopimelate epimerase: MTLRRRSISFTKMESGGNDFIIIDNRKKVLPRGLSKLAVNLCQRRCSIGADGLILLERAGKADYRMRIFNPDGSEPEMCGNGARCLARFAFIKGIASANTVMETKAGNVEAWVKGKKVKVRLGNPSDINLNFKISLKSHGSQKVNFINTGVPHAVVFVPALNKVDVKNLGRAIRYHQRFIPSGANVNFVTLQGRNSIYIRTYERGVEDETLACGTGAVASALISGLQGKVSSPVEVHTRGGETLKVEYVIKKNMKGIEKFKGVWLEGEVRVVYEGEVAWD, translated from the coding sequence ATGACATTGAGAAGACGCTCGATCTCTTTTACAAAGATGGAAAGCGGGGGCAATGATTTTATAATTATTGATAATAGGAAGAAGGTACTCCCTCGTGGACTCTCCAAACTTGCAGTTAATCTTTGCCAGCGGCGCTGTTCAATTGGCGCTGATGGGTTAATTCTTCTGGAGAGAGCGGGCAAGGCCGACTACAGAATGCGAATTTTTAATCCCGATGGCAGTGAGCCGGAAATGTGTGGTAATGGTGCCCGGTGCCTTGCCAGGTTTGCATTTATTAAGGGAATTGCTTCTGCAAACACAGTCATGGAGACCAAAGCGGGGAATGTGGAGGCATGGGTTAAAGGTAAAAAAGTGAAGGTAAGATTAGGTAATCCCTCGGATATAAATCTGAATTTTAAGATTTCCCTTAAGTCTCATGGTTCTCAAAAAGTTAATTTTATTAACACTGGCGTTCCCCATGCGGTAGTCTTTGTTCCTGCTCTGAATAAGGTTGATGTAAAGAATTTGGGACGGGCGATTCGTTACCATCAAAGATTTATCCCTTCTGGGGCGAATGTAAATTTCGTTACCTTGCAAGGGAGAAACTCCATTTATATCAGAACATATGAGCGAGGAGTAGAAGATGAGACTCTTGCTTGTGGCACGGGTGCTGTTGCTTCGGCTTTGATTTCAGGCTTGCAGGGGAAAGTATCTTCTCCTGTGGAAGTTCATACTCGAGGTGGAGAGACCTTAAAAGTAGAATATGTAATAAAAAAAAATATGAAAGGAATAGAAAAGTTCAAAGGTGTTTGGCTTGAGGGTGAGGTTAGAGTAGTTTATGAAGGGGAGGTGGCTTGGGATTAA
- the dapA gene encoding 4-hydroxy-tetrahydrodipicolinate synthase, translating into MFSGSFVALVTPFKNNRVDVEKLKELVEFHIKKGTSGIVPCGTTGESPTLSHEEHRLVIETVVKAVNGRIKVIAGTGSNNTNEAIELTRFAKEVGADGCLVITPYYNKPTQNGLYLHFKKIAETVDIPIIMYNVPGRTGTNMISSTAAKLSKIKNIIGLKEASGNITQVSQIVRECGEEFDVLSGDDTMTFPILAVGGKGVISVAANIAPAAVVGLVEAFNKGDINKSRKMHLKMLPLFEAMFYETNPIPVKTSMNLMGMISEEIRLPLCKMSEENLKKLKTTLKEYKLI; encoded by the coding sequence ATGTTTTCAGGTTCCTTTGTGGCACTGGTAACACCGTTCAAGAATAATCGGGTTGATGTGGAGAAACTCAAAGAACTAGTGGAGTTTCATATTAAGAAGGGAACATCAGGCATTGTTCCCTGTGGAACCACGGGGGAATCGCCGACTCTTTCGCATGAGGAACACAGGCTAGTCATTGAGACTGTGGTTAAGGCAGTTAATGGACGTATAAAAGTTATTGCCGGCACGGGTTCTAATAATACAAATGAGGCAATTGAACTGACCCGGTTTGCTAAGGAAGTGGGAGCCGATGGATGTTTGGTTATTACACCGTATTATAATAAACCAACCCAGAATGGGCTCTATTTACATTTCAAAAAAATTGCCGAAACTGTGGATATTCCTATTATTATGTATAATGTGCCAGGACGAACTGGCACCAACATGATTTCTTCTACTGCGGCGAAATTGTCTAAGATCAAAAATATTATAGGGTTGAAAGAAGCTAGTGGCAATATTACTCAGGTAAGTCAGATTGTTAGGGAGTGTGGAGAGGAATTCGATGTCCTTTCCGGAGACGATACTATGACTTTCCCTATACTTGCTGTTGGTGGCAAAGGGGTAATTTCCGTAGCTGCCAATATTGCACCTGCGGCGGTGGTGGGACTTGTAGAAGCCTTTAATAAAGGCGATATTAATAAATCCAGAAAGATGCATTTGAAGATGCTTCCTCTCTTTGAGGCTATGTTTTATGAAACAAATCCTATTCCTGTGAAGACATCGATGAACCTCATGGGGATGATTTCTGAAGAAATCAGGTTGCCTCTATGTAAGATGTCTGAGGAAAATTTAAAAAAGTTAAAAACCACACTGAAAGAGTATAAACTTATCTAA
- a CDS encoding LL-diaminopimelate aminotransferase, with protein MKFDYSQRLSQLPPYVFIEIDRKKKKAIQQGVDIIDFGVGDPNLPTPQHIRDAMKRAIDEPKYHRYPFGPGLLEFRQAIARWYKVRFGVELKTESEIHALIGSKEGLGHIHLAFVNAGDVVLCPEPAYPVYNIGTIYAGGTSYFMPLLEENDFLPDLDSIPQEITTKTKMIFVNYPNNPTAGCASRDFFRKVIEFARKHNIIVVNDAAYSEIYYEGKKPISFLELPGAKEVGIEFHSLSKTYNMTGWRIGWACGNQDILRGLSMVKENIDSGVFGAIQAASIEALNGPQDCVDEMRRIYQKRRDLLIEELGRTGWKVKKPEATFYIWAKVPKGYSSLQSAEKLLEEAGILSTPGNALGPSGEGYVRFSLTVDEKRIKEAAERLSAIKW; from the coding sequence ATGAAATTCGATTATTCCCAGAGGCTATCCCAGTTACCTCCCTATGTTTTTATTGAGATTGACCGAAAGAAGAAAAAGGCTATTCAACAAGGTGTAGATATTATAGATTTCGGTGTAGGAGATCCAAACTTACCTACACCTCAACATATCAGAGATGCTATGAAGAGGGCTATAGATGAGCCCAAATACCATAGATACCCTTTTGGCCCGGGACTGTTAGAGTTTCGCCAGGCAATTGCCCGCTGGTACAAAGTCCGTTTTGGCGTAGAATTGAAGACTGAGAGTGAAATTCACGCTTTAATCGGTTCCAAGGAAGGGCTTGGACACATTCATCTGGCATTTGTTAACGCAGGTGATGTGGTTCTCTGTCCGGAACCGGCTTATCCCGTCTACAATATAGGGACAATCTATGCCGGAGGGACGTCCTACTTTATGCCTTTATTGGAAGAAAACGATTTTCTACCGGATTTGGATTCAATTCCCCAAGAGATAACCACGAAGACCAAGATGATTTTTGTCAACTATCCGAACAATCCCACTGCAGGCTGTGCCAGTAGAGATTTTTTCAGAAAAGTAATCGAATTTGCCAGAAAACATAACATTATTGTGGTAAATGACGCAGCCTATTCGGAGATATATTATGAGGGGAAGAAGCCCATAAGTTTCCTGGAACTTCCCGGCGCAAAGGAAGTGGGAATTGAATTCCATTCTTTATCCAAAACTTACAATATGACAGGCTGGCGGATTGGCTGGGCTTGCGGGAATCAGGATATACTCAGAGGTTTATCTATGGTGAAGGAAAATATCGATTCTGGTGTTTTTGGTGCTATCCAGGCTGCATCGATTGAGGCATTGAATGGACCCCAGGACTGCGTGGATGAAATGCGTCGTATATACCAGAAGCGCCGCGACCTGCTAATTGAGGAATTAGGGAGAACCGGCTGGAAAGTCAAAAAGCCAGAGGCGACATTCTACATTTGGGCAAAAGTTCCTAAAGGCTATTCCTCGCTTCAGAGTGCGGAGAAACTCTTAGAGGAAGCAGGTATCCTTTCTACTCCAGGCAATGCACTTGGTCCTTCTGGAGAAGGATATGTCCGCTTTTCTCTGACAGTGGATGAGAAGAGGATAAAAGAGGCTGCGGAAAGACTGAGTGCGATTAAATGGTAA
- the dapB gene encoding 4-hydroxy-tetrahydrodipicolinate reductase — translation MVKVIVCGACGRMGRRIIDILSQDEETELVGAIEAKANKALGTEVIPKVKVTDNLEKIIDRAEVVIDFTNPQVSLENLEVASRFNKAMVIGTTGHTEQEKKLVIEKAKTIPFLMAPNMSLGVNLLFKLVDSVARSLKGYDVEIIESHHNRKKDAPSGTATKLGETIAQALNLNLKEAGVYGRKGMVGPRKPQEIGMHAVRAGDIVGEHTIIFAGMGERLELTHRAHSRDCFARGAVEAAKWIIRQPPGFYDMQDFLGLKGSKK, via the coding sequence ATGGTTAAAGTAATTGTCTGCGGTGCTTGTGGAAGAATGGGTCGAAGGATTATCGATATTCTCAGCCAGGATGAAGAGACAGAACTGGTGGGAGCTATTGAGGCAAAAGCCAACAAGGCTTTAGGAACTGAAGTCATACCCAAAGTTAAAGTGACTGATAATCTGGAGAAAATTATCGACAGAGCAGAAGTGGTCATTGACTTTACAAATCCACAGGTGAGTTTAGAGAATTTAGAAGTCGCCTCAAGGTTTAACAAGGCTATGGTCATAGGCACTACCGGCCATACAGAACAAGAGAAGAAATTGGTCATAGAGAAAGCAAAAACCATTCCTTTCCTTATGGCTCCCAACATGAGCCTGGGAGTAAATCTTCTATTTAAATTGGTAGACAGTGTGGCAAGGTCACTTAAAGGTTATGATGTAGAGATTATTGAATCTCACCATAATCGGAAGAAAGACGCCCCTTCGGGCACAGCAACGAAATTGGGAGAGACTATCGCGCAAGCGCTAAACTTGAATCTTAAGGAAGCAGGAGTTTATGGACGAAAGGGGATGGTTGGGCCACGAAAGCCTCAGGAGATAGGAATGCATGCTGTGAGGGCTGGGGATATTGTAGGTGAGCATACTATTATTTTTGCTGGAATGGGTGAGAGGCTGGAGTTGACCCATCGGGCGCATAGCCGAGATTGCTTTGCCCGAGGAGCGGTAGAGGCTGCAAAATGGATTATCAGGCAACCACCAGGATTTTATGATATGCAGGACTTCCTGGGTTTGAAAGGGAGTAAGAAATGA
- the folK gene encoding 2-amino-4-hydroxy-6-hydroxymethyldihydropteridine diphosphokinase, producing MVKQEIYIALGSNLGDRLANIRKAIELMKGEGIEIIDESSIYETEPVGYKEQGWFLNSVVKGKTELSPRRLWKRLEKIEKSIGKEREIKWGPRIIDLDILFYENKILNGKQLQIPHSELHKRKFVLVPLEEIAPELVHPVLKKTISELLRDLKDNSQVELLLRQ from the coding sequence ATGGTAAAACAAGAGATTTATATTGCTCTTGGTTCCAATCTTGGAGACCGATTAGCGAACATAAGAAAGGCAATTGAATTAATGAAAGGAGAAGGTATAGAAATTATAGACGAGTCTTCCATATACGAGACAGAGCCCGTGGGCTACAAAGAGCAAGGTTGGTTCTTGAATTCCGTAGTGAAGGGGAAGACAGAACTCTCTCCCAGAAGACTCTGGAAAAGATTGGAGAAGATAGAAAAGTCGATAGGGAAGGAAAGGGAGATAAAATGGGGACCGAGAATAATCGATTTAGATATTCTCTTTTATGAAAATAAAATCTTAAATGGTAAACAGTTACAGATTCCCCATTCTGAATTACATAAGAGGAAGTTTGTTCTGGTTCCCCTTGAAGAGATCGCCCCTGAATTGGTTCACCCGGTTCTTAAGAAGACGATTTCGGAGTTATTGAGAGACTTAAAAGATAATTCACAGGTCGAACTTCTGCTGAGACAATGA
- the panC gene encoding pantoate--beta-alanine ligase → MRVIRKNSIMQKIADRLREEGKSIGFVPTMGALHQGHFSLMERARRENDILIISIFINPTQFGHGEDYRRYPRPFEKDKSLAQREGVDIIFYPSVSEMYGKEYSTYVEVEKFSKRLCGLSRPGHFRGVASVVCKLFNIVKPHVAYFGQKDYQQLRIIKRMVEDLNMEVEIRECAIVREPDGLAISSRNSYLSSQEREEALSLYRALKCAKSLIKVGSSISDVVSEMEKIIQRESHAKIDYIEIVDPLTLEDVKTIRPGKKGLVALAVWIGNTRLIDNMLVRRM, encoded by the coding sequence ATGAGAGTAATCAGGAAAAATTCTATAATGCAAAAAATTGCTGATAGACTAAGAGAAGAAGGCAAGTCGATTGGTTTCGTTCCCACAATGGGGGCACTTCATCAGGGACACTTTTCTCTAATGGAAAGGGCAAGAAGGGAAAATGACATCCTGATTATAAGTATATTTATTAATCCTACCCAATTCGGCCATGGAGAAGATTACAGGAGGTATCCCCGTCCTTTCGAGAAAGATAAGTCGCTTGCCCAGAGAGAAGGTGTGGATATAATTTTCTATCCTTCTGTTTCCGAAATGTATGGGAAAGAGTATTCTACTTATGTGGAAGTAGAGAAGTTTTCGAAAAGGCTTTGCGGGTTGTCCCGGCCAGGACATTTCAGGGGTGTGGCCTCAGTAGTCTGTAAACTATTCAATATTGTAAAACCCCATGTTGCCTATTTTGGACAGAAGGATTATCAGCAGCTAAGAATCATAAAGAGAATGGTCGAAGATTTAAACATGGAAGTTGAAATAAGAGAATGTGCCATTGTTCGTGAGCCAGACGGGTTGGCCATAAGTTCTCGCAATTCTTACCTTTCTTCTCAAGAGAGGGAAGAGGCTCTCTCATTATACAGAGCGTTGAAGTGTGCGAAATCGTTGATAAAGGTGGGAAGTTCCATTTCAGATGTAGTTTCTGAAATGGAAAAAATTATCCAGAGAGAATCCCACGCTAAGATAGACTATATAGAAATTGTTGACCCTCTAACCTTAGAAGATGTGAAGACAATAAGGCCAGGAAAAAAGGGTCTGGTTGCTCTGGCCGTATGGATTGGCAACACCAGATTGATAGATAATATGCTCGTTAGAAGAATGTAG
- the nadA gene encoding quinolinate synthase NadA — MLQKGKKVENREEILKEIEELKNRRNAIILAHNYQIGEIQDIADFVGDSLELSRKAAATDADTIVFCGVLFMAETAAILSPEKNVLLPDLKAGCPLANMISRETLKMLREDHPQAPVVTYVNSSAEVKAESDICCTSANAVKVVNSLPQEKIIFVPDRNLGHWVARSTDKELILWEGFCPTHEVLRKEDVLKVKKAHPQAKFIAHPECLEEVLDLADQVASTSGILSFARETTAKELIIGTENGMLYRLRKENPDKKFYPASEKMVCRNMKYHTLDKVRDSLKDMVHLIKVTEEIRVEAYESINRMLELKVGAKD; from the coding sequence ATGTTGCAGAAAGGTAAAAAAGTGGAAAATAGAGAAGAAATCCTAAAAGAAATCGAAGAGTTAAAAAATAGACGAAACGCAATCATTCTTGCTCATAATTATCAAATAGGAGAGATTCAAGATATTGCCGATTTCGTTGGCGATTCTCTGGAGCTAAGCCGGAAAGCAGCTGCCACTGACGCAGACACTATAGTTTTTTGTGGTGTTTTGTTTATGGCTGAAACCGCAGCCATTCTTTCACCAGAAAAGAATGTTCTTCTCCCTGATTTGAAGGCGGGATGTCCCCTCGCTAATATGATTTCCCGAGAAACGCTGAAGATGTTAAGGGAGGACCATCCTCAAGCGCCGGTGGTCACTTATGTCAACTCTTCAGCAGAAGTTAAGGCAGAAAGTGATATCTGTTGCACTTCAGCCAATGCAGTTAAAGTGGTCAATTCTCTTCCCCAAGAAAAGATTATTTTTGTCCCTGATAGAAATCTGGGGCACTGGGTAGCTCGCTCGACTGATAAAGAGTTAATCTTATGGGAAGGGTTTTGTCCTACCCATGAGGTATTGAGAAAGGAAGATGTCCTGAAAGTAAAGAAGGCTCATCCACAGGCAAAGTTTATTGCTCATCCCGAATGTCTGGAGGAAGTATTAGATTTGGCTGACCAGGTTGCCTCTACCAGTGGAATACTAAGTTTTGCCCGGGAAACTACAGCTAAAGAATTAATAATCGGCACGGAAAATGGTATGTTATACCGTTTGAGAAAGGAGAACCCGGATAAGAAATTCTATCCTGCCAGCGAAAAGATGGTATGCCGCAATATGAAATACCACACTTTAGATAAAGTTCGTGATTCCCTTAAAGATATGGTTCATCTTATTAAAGTCACTGAAGAAATTAGAGTGGAGGCTTACGAGAGCATAAACAGGATGTTAGAGTTGAAGGTTGGCGCGAAGGATTGA